One genomic window of Danio rerio strain Tuebingen ecotype United States chromosome 24, GRCz12tu, whole genome shotgun sequence includes the following:
- the lnx2a gene encoding ligand of Numb protein X 2a isoform X1, with the protein MLGNFNSRNLFNHFFCETAKGNPELWCPGTQSQRTKLERTQMEGSEDRVTATNPPKSPQTEIKEDTPSPPAGSNACNNVPTWTEEPGIDNPAFEESTEEDSVHGLECALPRVKRPLSNPCIHLLRTGSSASSGWDFVETLPLSAEEGCVKLPSLPEGEITTIEVHRTNPYSEMGISIVGGNETPLINVVIQEVYRDGVIARDGRLLAGDQILQVNNVDISNVPHNFARSTLARPCATLQLTVLRERRCSARPPAATASPKGSPASIRITLHKRESSEQLGIKLVRRTDEAGVFILDLLEGGLAAKDGRLCSNDRVLAVNEHDLRHGTPELAAQIIQASGERVNLLISRSSKQTMAVHTGSTLTRDIWSHDHIPPLPSTATPSPVPSLHLARSSTQRDLSQCVNCKEKHITVKKEPHESLGMTVAGGRGSKSGELPIFVTSVQPHGCLSRDGRIKRGDVLLSINGQDLTYLSHSEAVGTLKSSATSCSVQLKALEVTMVEEPGLDEELLPPHENDYDASWSPSWVLWLGLPSYLHSSHEIVLRRSHPGSWGFSIVGGYEENHSNQAFFIKTIVLGTPAYYDGRLKCGDMIVAVNGLSTAGMSHSALVPMLKEQRSRVALTVVSWPGSLI; encoded by the exons ATGCTGGGAAACTTCAACTCAAGAAACCTTTTCAACCACTTCTTCTGTGAAACTGCCAAGGGTAACCCAGAGCTATG GTGTCCTGGAACACAGAGTCAGCGAACAAAGCTAGAGCGGACGCAGATGGAGGGAAGTGAGGACAGGGTCACAGCGACCAATCCCCCCAAATCCCCCCAGACTGAGATAAAGGAAGACACGCCATCACCACCTGCTGGATCCAATGCATGCAACAATGTTCCTACATGGACAGAAGAGCCTGGTATAGACAACCCTGCCTTTGAAGAAAGCACAGAAGAAGACA gTGTTCATGGTCTTGAGTGTGCTCTTCCACGTGTGAAGCGTCCTCTCAGCAACCCATGCATTCATCTTCTTCGCACTGGCAGTTCGGCTTCTTCAGGATGGGACTTTGTTGAAACTCTTCCTCTTTCTGCTGAAGAAG GTTGTGTAAAACTTCCTTCTCTACCTGAGGGAGAAATCACTACTATTGAGGTTCACCGTACAAACCCCTACTCGGAGATGGGCATAAGTATTGTGGGTGGAAATGAGACTCCCCTGATAAATGTGGTAATACAGGAGGTGTACCGTGACGGTGTTATAGCCCGAGACGGAAGGCTGCTGGCCGGAGACCAAATACTTCAG GTGAACAATGTAGACATCAGTAACGTGCCCCATAACTTTGCTCGCTCTACACTGGCCCGTCCCTGTGCTACCCTTCAGCTGACGGTTTTAAGAGAGCGCCGCTGCTCTGCCAGGCCACCTGCAGCAACTGCATCACCCAAGGGCAGCCCTGCCAGCATACGCATCACCCTGCACAAGAGGGAATCATCAGAGCAGCTGGGCATCAAGCTTGTGCGGCGTACAGATGAAGCCGGCGTTTTTATTCTGGATCTGCTGGAGGGAGGCTTAGCTGCGAAAGATGGGCGACTCTGCAGCAACGACAGGGTGCTGGCTGTCAATGAGCATGACCTGAGACATGGCACGCCAGAGCTGGCAGCTCAGATTATACAG GCTAGCGGAGAAAGAGTCAATCTGCTGATTAGCCGGTCCAGCAAGCAGACTATGGCGGTGCACACAGGCTCCACCTTGACCAGGGACATTTGGAGCCATGATCACATCCCGCCACTTCCCAGTACTGCGACCCCAAGTCCCGTCCCCAGTCTGCACCTTGCCAGGTCTTCCACCCAGAGA GATCTCTCCCAGTGTGTGAACTGTAAAGAGAAACACATCACTGTGAAGAAGGAGCCTCATGAGTCTCTGGGAATGACTGTGGCAGGAGGACGGGGCAGCAAAAGTGGGGAACTGCCCATATTTGTGACGAGCGTCCAGCCCCATGGCTGCCTGTCACGTGACGGACGAATCAAACGTG GGGATGTACTGTTAAGTATTAACGGTCAGGATTTGACCTACCTGAGCCACAGCGAAGCAGTTGGCACCCTGAAGTCCAGCGCCACGTCCTGCTCTGTTCAGCTGAAAGCACTAGAAGTCACCATGGTGGAAGAGCCAGGCCTGGACGAAGAGCTTCTCCCTCCACACGAAAATGACTACGATGCAAGCTGGTCGCCATCATGGGTCTTGTGGCTTGGGCTTCCCAG CTACCTGCATAGCAGTCATGAGATCGTCCTCCGCAGGAGTCACCCTGGCAGCTGGGGCTTCAGCATTGTTGGAGGTTATGAGGAGAACCACAGCAACCAGGCATTCTTTATCAAGACTATCGTCCTTGGAACTCCCGCATACTACGATGGTCGTCTAAA GTGTGGTGACATGATAGTTGCTGTAAACGGTCTGTCCACAGCTGGCATGAGTCATTCCGCGCTTGTGCCCATGCTTAAGGAGCAGCGGAGCAGGGTGGCGCTTACGGTTGTGTCCTGGCCAGGAAGTCTGATCTAA
- the gtf3ab gene encoding general transcription factor IIIA, b, producing MGERIQDPNKHFTCTFADCKATFSKLWKLEVHYCRHTGLKPFACGDCEKTFCTRYQLTRHQLSHSGEKPYLCSVSGCSAAFSTPGSLRNHIAQVHDNKVRHYVCNYQGCAKEFHKKKQLKTHLCEHTNELSFKCDHEKCNNKFASPKALKRHRKLHEGYPCGEENCNFKGNTWSEYLKHRRTAHRVNLPCNQCKKVFHKVCFLQMHKKFVHSGERRMFKCTREGCQKSYTRRFNLENHVLDFHEGKRDFTCHFTGCDKAFAMEESLKRHFVVHMPQKTKPQKPKVKPKRKKTSKAKTSDAAKLSEHLQKVSLTKTPLP from the exons ATGGGAGAAAGAATCCAAGACCCGAATAAACACTTCACTTGTACTTTCGCTGACTGTAAAGCCACGTTTTCAAAGCTGTGGAAGTTGGAGGTGCATTACTGCAGACACACGGGGCTG AAACCATTTGCATGTGGAGACTGTGAGAAGACATTTTGCACCCGTTATCAGCTCACCCGTCATCAGCTGAGCCACAGTGGAGAGAAGCCTTACCT GTGTTCAGTCAGCGGGTGTTCAGCTGCGTTCTCCACTCCTGGTAGCTTGAGGAACCACATTGCTCAGGTTCACGACAACAAAGTCCGGCATTATGTA TGCAACTATCAAGGATGTGCAAAGGAATTCCATAAAAAGAAGCAACTAAAGACTCACTTGTGTGAGCACACCAATGAGTTGTCTTTTAA ATGTGACCATGAGAAATGCAACAACAAATTTGCTTCCCCTAAAGCTCTTAAACGGCATAGGAAGCTGCATGAAG GTTACCCATGTGGTGAGGAAAACTGTAACTTCAAAGGAAACACTTGGTCCGAGTATCTGAAGCATCGAAGGACTGCACACAGAG TAAACCTTCCATGTAATCAATGCAAGAAGGTTTTCCACAAAGTCTGCTTTttgcaaatgcataaaaagtttgtTCACTCTGGAGAGCGGCGCATGTTTAAATGCACTCGAGAGGGTTGCCAAAAAAGTTACACAAGAAGATTTAACCTTGAGAATCACGTTCTAGACTTTCATGAAGGAAAGCGTGATTTCACCTGCCATTTTACAGGTTGTGATAAAGCCTTTGCTATGGAG GAAAGTTTAAAGAGGCATTTTGTGGTGCATATGCCACAGAAAACAAAACCACAG AAGCCAAAAGTCAAGCCGAAACGCAAGAAGACCTCCAAAGCTAAAACGTCTGATGCAGCCAAACTGTCTGAGCATCTGCAAAAAGTCTCCTTGACCAAGACGCCATTGCCTTAA
- the lnx2a gene encoding ligand of Numb protein X 2a isoform X4, giving the protein MEGSEDRVTATNPPKSPQTEIKEDTPSPPAGSNACNNVPTWTEEPGIDNPAFEESTEEDSVHGLECALPRVKRPLSNPCIHLLRTGSSASSGWDFVETLPLSAEEGCVKLPSLPEGEITTIEVHRTNPYSEMGISIVGGNETPLINVVIQEVYRDGVIARDGRLLAGDQILQVNNVDISNVPHNFARSTLARPCATLQLTVLRERRCSARPPAATASPKGSPASIRITLHKRESSEQLGIKLVRRTDEAGVFILDLLEGGLAAKDGRLCSNDRVLAVNEHDLRHGTPELAAQIIQASGERVNLLISRSSKQTMAVHTGSTLTRDIWSHDHIPPLPSTATPSPVPSLHLARSSTQRDLSQCVNCKEKHITVKKEPHESLGMTVAGGRGSKSGELPIFVTSVQPHGCLSRDGRIKRGGL; this is encoded by the exons ATGGAGGGAAGTGAGGACAGGGTCACAGCGACCAATCCCCCCAAATCCCCCCAGACTGAGATAAAGGAAGACACGCCATCACCACCTGCTGGATCCAATGCATGCAACAATGTTCCTACATGGACAGAAGAGCCTGGTATAGACAACCCTGCCTTTGAAGAAAGCACAGAAGAAGACA gTGTTCATGGTCTTGAGTGTGCTCTTCCACGTGTGAAGCGTCCTCTCAGCAACCCATGCATTCATCTTCTTCGCACTGGCAGTTCGGCTTCTTCAGGATGGGACTTTGTTGAAACTCTTCCTCTTTCTGCTGAAGAAG GTTGTGTAAAACTTCCTTCTCTACCTGAGGGAGAAATCACTACTATTGAGGTTCACCGTACAAACCCCTACTCGGAGATGGGCATAAGTATTGTGGGTGGAAATGAGACTCCCCTGATAAATGTGGTAATACAGGAGGTGTACCGTGACGGTGTTATAGCCCGAGACGGAAGGCTGCTGGCCGGAGACCAAATACTTCAG GTGAACAATGTAGACATCAGTAACGTGCCCCATAACTTTGCTCGCTCTACACTGGCCCGTCCCTGTGCTACCCTTCAGCTGACGGTTTTAAGAGAGCGCCGCTGCTCTGCCAGGCCACCTGCAGCAACTGCATCACCCAAGGGCAGCCCTGCCAGCATACGCATCACCCTGCACAAGAGGGAATCATCAGAGCAGCTGGGCATCAAGCTTGTGCGGCGTACAGATGAAGCCGGCGTTTTTATTCTGGATCTGCTGGAGGGAGGCTTAGCTGCGAAAGATGGGCGACTCTGCAGCAACGACAGGGTGCTGGCTGTCAATGAGCATGACCTGAGACATGGCACGCCAGAGCTGGCAGCTCAGATTATACAG GCTAGCGGAGAAAGAGTCAATCTGCTGATTAGCCGGTCCAGCAAGCAGACTATGGCGGTGCACACAGGCTCCACCTTGACCAGGGACATTTGGAGCCATGATCACATCCCGCCACTTCCCAGTACTGCGACCCCAAGTCCCGTCCCCAGTCTGCACCTTGCCAGGTCTTCCACCCAGAGA GATCTCTCCCAGTGTGTGAACTGTAAAGAGAAACACATCACTGTGAAGAAGGAGCCTCATGAGTCTCTGGGAATGACTGTGGCAGGAGGACGGGGCAGCAAAAGTGGGGAACTGCCCATATTTGTGACGAGCGTCCAGCCCCATGGCTGCCTGTCACGTGACGGACGAATCAAACGTG GAGGACTTTAA
- the lnx2a gene encoding ligand of Numb protein X 2a isoform X2, with the protein MEGSEDRVTATNPPKSPQTEIKEDTPSPPAGSNACNNVPTWTEEPGIDNPAFEESTEEDSVHGLECALPRVKRPLSNPCIHLLRTGSSASSGWDFVETLPLSAEEGCVKLPSLPEGEITTIEVHRTNPYSEMGISIVGGNETPLINVVIQEVYRDGVIARDGRLLAGDQILQVNNVDISNVPHNFARSTLARPCATLQLTVLRERRCSARPPAATASPKGSPASIRITLHKRESSEQLGIKLVRRTDEAGVFILDLLEGGLAAKDGRLCSNDRVLAVNEHDLRHGTPELAAQIIQASGERVNLLISRSSKQTMAVHTGSTLTRDIWSHDHIPPLPSTATPSPVPSLHLARSSTQRDLSQCVNCKEKHITVKKEPHESLGMTVAGGRGSKSGELPIFVTSVQPHGCLSRDGRIKRGDVLLSINGQDLTYLSHSEAVGTLKSSATSCSVQLKALEVTMVEEPGLDEELLPPHENDYDASWSPSWVLWLGLPSYLHSSHEIVLRRSHPGSWGFSIVGGYEENHSNQAFFIKTIVLGTPAYYDGRLKCGDMIVAVNGLSTAGMSHSALVPMLKEQRSRVALTVVSWPGSLI; encoded by the exons ATGGAGGGAAGTGAGGACAGGGTCACAGCGACCAATCCCCCCAAATCCCCCCAGACTGAGATAAAGGAAGACACGCCATCACCACCTGCTGGATCCAATGCATGCAACAATGTTCCTACATGGACAGAAGAGCCTGGTATAGACAACCCTGCCTTTGAAGAAAGCACAGAAGAAGACA gTGTTCATGGTCTTGAGTGTGCTCTTCCACGTGTGAAGCGTCCTCTCAGCAACCCATGCATTCATCTTCTTCGCACTGGCAGTTCGGCTTCTTCAGGATGGGACTTTGTTGAAACTCTTCCTCTTTCTGCTGAAGAAG GTTGTGTAAAACTTCCTTCTCTACCTGAGGGAGAAATCACTACTATTGAGGTTCACCGTACAAACCCCTACTCGGAGATGGGCATAAGTATTGTGGGTGGAAATGAGACTCCCCTGATAAATGTGGTAATACAGGAGGTGTACCGTGACGGTGTTATAGCCCGAGACGGAAGGCTGCTGGCCGGAGACCAAATACTTCAG GTGAACAATGTAGACATCAGTAACGTGCCCCATAACTTTGCTCGCTCTACACTGGCCCGTCCCTGTGCTACCCTTCAGCTGACGGTTTTAAGAGAGCGCCGCTGCTCTGCCAGGCCACCTGCAGCAACTGCATCACCCAAGGGCAGCCCTGCCAGCATACGCATCACCCTGCACAAGAGGGAATCATCAGAGCAGCTGGGCATCAAGCTTGTGCGGCGTACAGATGAAGCCGGCGTTTTTATTCTGGATCTGCTGGAGGGAGGCTTAGCTGCGAAAGATGGGCGACTCTGCAGCAACGACAGGGTGCTGGCTGTCAATGAGCATGACCTGAGACATGGCACGCCAGAGCTGGCAGCTCAGATTATACAG GCTAGCGGAGAAAGAGTCAATCTGCTGATTAGCCGGTCCAGCAAGCAGACTATGGCGGTGCACACAGGCTCCACCTTGACCAGGGACATTTGGAGCCATGATCACATCCCGCCACTTCCCAGTACTGCGACCCCAAGTCCCGTCCCCAGTCTGCACCTTGCCAGGTCTTCCACCCAGAGA GATCTCTCCCAGTGTGTGAACTGTAAAGAGAAACACATCACTGTGAAGAAGGAGCCTCATGAGTCTCTGGGAATGACTGTGGCAGGAGGACGGGGCAGCAAAAGTGGGGAACTGCCCATATTTGTGACGAGCGTCCAGCCCCATGGCTGCCTGTCACGTGACGGACGAATCAAACGTG GGGATGTACTGTTAAGTATTAACGGTCAGGATTTGACCTACCTGAGCCACAGCGAAGCAGTTGGCACCCTGAAGTCCAGCGCCACGTCCTGCTCTGTTCAGCTGAAAGCACTAGAAGTCACCATGGTGGAAGAGCCAGGCCTGGACGAAGAGCTTCTCCCTCCACACGAAAATGACTACGATGCAAGCTGGTCGCCATCATGGGTCTTGTGGCTTGGGCTTCCCAG CTACCTGCATAGCAGTCATGAGATCGTCCTCCGCAGGAGTCACCCTGGCAGCTGGGGCTTCAGCATTGTTGGAGGTTATGAGGAGAACCACAGCAACCAGGCATTCTTTATCAAGACTATCGTCCTTGGAACTCCCGCATACTACGATGGTCGTCTAAA GTGTGGTGACATGATAGTTGCTGTAAACGGTCTGTCCACAGCTGGCATGAGTCATTCCGCGCTTGTGCCCATGCTTAAGGAGCAGCGGAGCAGGGTGGCGCTTACGGTTGTGTCCTGGCCAGGAAGTCTGATCTAA